One Arthrobacter sp. FW306-07-I genomic window carries:
- the treY gene encoding malto-oligosyltrehalose synthase: MRTPVSTYRFQIRSSFTLFDAADKVPYLKDLGVDWVYLSPILTAEMGSDHGYDVTDPSAVDPDRGGPEGLLALSKAAREHGMGVLVDIVPNHVGVATPVQNPWWWSLLKEGRESPYAEAFDVDWDLGGGKVRLPMLGSDDDLDKLEVKDGELRYYDHRFPLAEGTYSEGDSPQDVHSRQHYQLMDWRRADAELNYRRFFAVTTLAGIRVEVPSVFEKAHAEVGRWFTEGLVDGLRVDHPDGLADPAGYLRWLKDLSGGAYVLVEKILEPGEELPQDFACEGTTGYDALADVDRVFVDPAGQPELDALDASLRGTSEPADYAEMIRGTKRMIADGILRSEVLRLARLVPESHGLSVDQAADAIAEIIASFPVYRSYLPVGADVLKEACESAAAHRPDLEVAVGTLLPLLLDPANAIAIRFQQTSGMVMAKGVEDTAFYRYTRLGTLTEVGAEPTEFAVSPEEFHQRMQRRQQELPLSMTTLSTHDTKRSEDARARISVIAELPEEWAETLAELRKLAPIPDGPYENLLWQAIVGAWPASRERLQGYAEKAAREAGNSTKWTDPNEEFESKVKAAVDAVFDDAKVAKVVTDFVARIDAFSAANSVSAKLVQLTMPGVPDVYQGSEFWERSLTDPDNRRPVDFGARQEELAKLDAGELPDAGTEASKLLVTSRALRLRRDRPELFQGYVPVGATGAAAGHLLAFSRGTDASSGALTLATRLPAGLEASGGWRDTAVDLSTAMRDELTGASYGPGQVSVAEVLGTYPVALLAPVDGEKA, encoded by the coding sequence ATGAGGACCCCGGTCTCCACTTACCGCTTCCAGATTCGCAGCAGCTTCACCCTGTTCGACGCCGCCGACAAGGTCCCATACCTGAAGGACCTCGGCGTCGACTGGGTGTACCTGTCGCCCATCCTCACCGCGGAAATGGGCTCGGACCACGGCTACGACGTGACCGATCCTTCCGCCGTGGACCCGGACCGCGGCGGCCCGGAAGGCCTGCTGGCCCTGTCCAAGGCCGCCCGCGAACACGGCATGGGCGTCCTGGTGGACATCGTTCCCAACCACGTGGGCGTGGCCACTCCCGTGCAGAACCCCTGGTGGTGGTCCCTGCTCAAGGAGGGCCGCGAGTCGCCCTACGCCGAAGCGTTCGACGTCGACTGGGACCTGGGCGGCGGAAAGGTCCGGCTCCCGATGCTGGGCTCGGACGATGACCTGGACAAGCTGGAGGTCAAGGACGGCGAGCTCCGCTACTACGACCACCGGTTCCCGCTGGCCGAGGGCACGTACAGCGAAGGTGACTCGCCGCAGGACGTGCACAGCCGCCAGCACTACCAGCTGATGGACTGGCGCCGCGCCGACGCCGAGCTGAACTACCGCCGCTTCTTCGCGGTCACCACGCTGGCCGGCATCCGGGTGGAGGTTCCCTCCGTCTTCGAAAAGGCGCATGCCGAGGTGGGCCGCTGGTTCACCGAGGGCCTGGTGGACGGGCTCCGTGTGGACCACCCGGACGGCCTTGCCGATCCCGCCGGCTACCTCCGCTGGCTCAAGGACCTCAGCGGGGGCGCGTACGTCCTCGTGGAAAAGATCCTGGAGCCGGGCGAGGAGCTGCCGCAGGACTTTGCCTGCGAAGGGACCACCGGATACGACGCGCTGGCTGACGTGGACCGGGTCTTCGTTGACCCGGCCGGGCAGCCGGAGCTGGATGCGCTGGACGCTTCCCTTCGGGGTACCTCCGAGCCAGCCGACTACGCCGAGATGATCCGCGGCACCAAGCGCATGATCGCCGACGGCATCCTGCGCTCCGAGGTGCTGCGGCTGGCGCGGCTGGTTCCCGAATCCCACGGGCTCAGCGTGGACCAGGCAGCGGATGCCATCGCGGAGATTATTGCGTCCTTCCCGGTGTACCGGTCCTACCTGCCCGTGGGCGCCGACGTCCTCAAGGAGGCGTGCGAATCAGCCGCCGCGCACCGGCCGGACCTGGAAGTGGCAGTGGGGACCCTTCTCCCGCTGCTGCTGGATCCCGCCAACGCCATCGCCATCCGGTTCCAGCAGACCTCCGGCATGGTCATGGCCAAGGGCGTGGAGGACACCGCGTTCTACCGCTACACCCGGCTGGGCACGCTGACCGAAGTGGGTGCTGAACCCACCGAGTTCGCCGTGTCTCCGGAGGAATTCCACCAGCGGATGCAGCGCCGCCAGCAGGAGCTGCCGCTGTCCATGACCACGCTGTCCACGCACGACACCAAACGCAGCGAGGACGCCAGGGCCCGGATCTCGGTTATCGCCGAGCTGCCGGAGGAGTGGGCCGAAACGCTGGCGGAGCTTCGTAAGCTGGCGCCGATCCCGGACGGACCGTACGAGAACCTGCTGTGGCAGGCGATCGTCGGCGCGTGGCCGGCAAGCCGGGAACGGCTGCAGGGCTACGCGGAAAAGGCCGCGCGGGAAGCCGGCAACTCCACCAAGTGGACCGACCCCAACGAGGAGTTTGAATCCAAGGTGAAGGCCGCCGTCGATGCAGTCTTCGACGACGCCAAGGTCGCCAAGGTGGTCACGGACTTCGTGGCCCGGATCGACGCCTTCTCCGCGGCCAACTCGGTCTCCGCCAAGCTGGTCCAGCTGACCATGCCCGGCGTGCCCGACGTCTACCAGGGCAGCGAGTTCTGGGAACGTTCGCTTACGGACCCGGACAACCGCCGGCCCGTGGACTTTGGTGCCCGGCAGGAGGAGCTGGCAAAGCTCGACGCCGGCGAGTTGCCGGACGCAGGCACCGAGGCCAGCAAGCTTCTGGTCACCTCACGGGCACTGCGCCTGCGCCGGGACCGTCCTGAGCTGTTCCAGGGATATGTGCCGGTGGGCGCCACCGGCGCAGCGGCCGGGCACCTGCTCGCGTTCAGCCGCGGGACCGACGCCTCCTCCGGTGCCCTCACGCTGGCCACTCGGCTCCCCGCCGGACTGGAAGCCAGCGGCGGGTGGCGGGACACCGCCGTCGACCTTTCCACTGCCATGCGCGACGAACTCACGGGAGCCAGCTACGGACCCGGCCAGGTTTCGGTCGCGGAGGTCCTGGGTACCTATCCCGTGGCCCTGCTGGCACCTGTGGATGGAGAAAAAGCATGA
- the glgX gene encoding glycogen debranching protein GlgX produces the protein MEVWPGNAYPLGATFDGTGTNFALFSERAERVELCLLADDLTETRIELTEVDGYVWHCYLPHIQPGQKYGYRVHGPYDPESGNRFNPNKLLMDPYAKAIQGQIDWDPALFSYEFGDPDSRNDADSAPHTMHGVVINPFFEWDGDRQLKIPYHQSVIYEAHVKGLTELHPEIPEEQRGTYAGVAHPAVIEHMKKLGVTAIELMPVHQFVNDGTLVEKGLNNYWGYNTIGFFAPQNTYSATGDVGHQVQEFKAMVRDLHRAGIEVILDVVYNHTAEGNHLGPTLSFKGIDNQAYYRLVDNDCKHYMDYTGTGNSLNVRHPHSLQLLMDSLRYWVTEMHVDGFRFDLASTLAREFYDVDKLSTFFELIQQDPVVSQVKLIAEPWDVGPGGYQVGNFPPQWTEWNGKFRDTVRDFWRGEPSTLGEFASRLTGSADLYESSARRPVASINFVTAHDGFTMRDLVSYNEKHNEANGEGNNDGESHNRSWNCGVEGDTDDETVLSLRARQQRNFIGTLLLSQGVPMLLHGDELGRTQQGNNNTYCQDSELSWIHWEAMDQPLVEFTAFVNKLRHDHPTFRRSRFFDGRPVRRGEGEKLPDIVWLKTDGTEMLPEDWGSGFGRTIGVFYNGDGIQEKDSRGRRITDDSFIMAFNAHDDEVDFCLPAEEYSQYWEVQFDTAAQADDYEPLKAGATLKLQAKSMVVLRAYSGPEEEVDYSAAASLASMAEQEEAQEEMVEAQTKAAEASEARATGADEEAKA, from the coding sequence ATGGAAGTCTGGCCTGGAAATGCCTACCCGCTGGGAGCTACCTTTGACGGCACCGGCACTAACTTTGCCTTGTTCAGCGAACGGGCCGAGCGGGTCGAACTCTGCCTCCTGGCCGATGACCTGACTGAAACCCGGATTGAGCTGACCGAAGTGGACGGCTACGTGTGGCACTGCTACCTGCCCCACATCCAGCCCGGCCAGAAGTACGGCTACCGCGTGCACGGGCCGTACGATCCCGAAAGCGGCAACCGCTTCAACCCCAACAAGCTGCTGATGGACCCCTATGCCAAGGCCATCCAGGGGCAGATCGACTGGGATCCCGCGCTCTTCTCCTACGAGTTCGGCGACCCCGACTCCCGCAACGACGCCGATTCCGCGCCCCACACAATGCACGGCGTTGTCATCAACCCGTTCTTCGAGTGGGACGGCGACCGCCAGCTGAAGATTCCGTACCACCAGTCGGTCATCTACGAAGCACACGTCAAGGGCCTCACCGAACTGCACCCGGAGATCCCCGAAGAGCAGCGCGGAACTTACGCAGGTGTTGCGCACCCCGCCGTGATCGAGCATATGAAGAAGCTCGGCGTCACCGCCATCGAGCTCATGCCTGTCCACCAGTTCGTCAACGACGGCACCCTGGTGGAGAAGGGCCTCAACAACTACTGGGGCTACAACACCATCGGCTTCTTCGCGCCGCAGAACACCTACAGCGCAACGGGCGACGTGGGACACCAGGTCCAGGAATTCAAAGCCATGGTCCGCGACCTGCACCGTGCCGGCATCGAAGTGATCCTCGACGTTGTCTACAACCACACAGCCGAGGGCAATCACTTGGGCCCCACGCTGTCCTTCAAGGGCATCGACAACCAGGCCTACTACCGCCTGGTGGACAACGACTGCAAGCACTACATGGACTACACCGGCACCGGCAACTCGCTGAACGTCCGCCACCCGCACTCCCTGCAGCTGCTCATGGATTCCCTGCGCTACTGGGTCACCGAAATGCACGTGGACGGCTTCCGCTTCGACCTCGCCTCCACCCTGGCCCGTGAGTTCTACGATGTGGACAAGCTCTCCACCTTCTTCGAACTCATCCAGCAGGACCCGGTAGTTTCCCAGGTCAAGCTGATCGCCGAGCCGTGGGACGTCGGTCCCGGCGGCTACCAGGTAGGCAACTTCCCGCCGCAGTGGACGGAATGGAACGGCAAGTTCCGCGACACCGTCCGCGACTTCTGGCGCGGCGAGCCTTCTACCTTGGGCGAGTTCGCATCCCGCCTGACCGGCTCCGCCGATCTGTACGAAAGCTCGGCCCGCCGCCCCGTGGCGTCGATCAACTTCGTCACCGCGCACGACGGCTTCACCATGCGGGACCTGGTGTCCTACAACGAGAAGCACAACGAGGCCAACGGCGAAGGCAACAACGACGGCGAATCGCACAACCGCTCCTGGAACTGCGGCGTGGAAGGCGACACGGATGATGAAACCGTTCTGTCCCTGCGCGCCCGTCAGCAGCGGAACTTCATTGGCACGTTGCTGCTCTCCCAGGGCGTCCCCATGCTGCTGCATGGCGATGAACTGGGCCGCACGCAGCAGGGTAACAACAACACCTACTGCCAGGATTCCGAGCTCAGCTGGATCCACTGGGAAGCCATGGATCAGCCCCTGGTGGAGTTCACCGCCTTCGTCAACAAGCTCCGCCACGACCACCCCACCTTCCGCCGCAGCCGCTTCTTCGACGGCCGCCCGGTCCGTCGTGGCGAGGGCGAAAAGCTGCCGGACATCGTCTGGCTGAAGACCGACGGTACCGAAATGCTGCCCGAGGACTGGGGGAGTGGCTTCGGCCGGACCATTGGCGTGTTCTATAACGGCGACGGCATCCAGGAAAAGGATTCGCGCGGCCGCAGGATCACCGATGACAGCTTCATCATGGCCTTCAACGCCCACGATGACGAAGTGGACTTTTGCCTTCCCGCTGAGGAGTACTCGCAGTACTGGGAGGTGCAGTTCGATACCGCTGCCCAGGCCGACGACTATGAACCCCTCAAGGCCGGCGCCACGCTGAAGCTGCAGGCCAAGTCGATGGTGGTGCTGCGCGCCTACTCGGGCCCGGAGGAAGAGGTCGACTACTCCGCAGCCGCCTCGCTTGCCTCGATGGCCGAGCAGGAGGAAGCACAGGAGGAAATGGTGGAAGCCCAGACCAAGGCCGCGGAAGCAAGCGAGGCAAGGGCAACGGGCGCCGACGAGGAAGCCAAGGCATGA
- a CDS encoding NAD(P)H-hydrate epimerase: MISAYTGTQVREAEEPLLAAGLGDMLMQRAAHGLANAVVHELRDRGTRLNGARVVVLAGKGNNGGDGLYAAAFLAARGMRTTAVLTGDAAHPAGLGAFERAGGRVHRLTEAALPGLADEAAAADVVIDAVLGTGAQGGLRGSAADLVVAITDADRHGLVVACDLPSGVDADTGEAAGPVLPADLTVTFGGAKSGLLADPGADYAGRVRVVPIGIEEHLPRPALRRLEGPDLARLLPHPARRAQKYSRGVLGVVAGSEDYPGAAVLACRGALAAGVGMVRYLGPPSVAHLVRQSCPEVVCSTGTVAENRVQAWLVGSGMGPHDHEQLTRARDAIASDLPVVADAGALPALPAILAPHVVLTPHAGELASLFQRLGRGEDREAVEAGTLAAVRHAADRTGATVLLKGATTLVAAPWGATYSQADGTPWLATAGSGDVLAGVIGALLAQAGSDVGRFRKLGVEPDGRWAAIAALGAALHGQAGRAASEAVSGGPITAGRVADALPEIWGKVSMLSKHEAWKRNSHSQPLR, encoded by the coding sequence ATGATCAGCGCCTATACCGGAACGCAGGTCCGCGAAGCGGAGGAACCCCTCCTGGCCGCCGGACTGGGGGACATGCTCATGCAGCGCGCCGCGCACGGGCTGGCCAACGCCGTCGTCCATGAACTCAGGGACCGCGGCACCCGCCTGAACGGTGCCCGCGTTGTGGTGCTGGCGGGCAAAGGCAACAACGGCGGGGACGGCCTGTACGCCGCCGCTTTCCTCGCGGCCCGTGGGATGCGGACGACGGCGGTACTCACCGGGGATGCCGCCCACCCGGCCGGCCTCGGGGCGTTTGAGCGTGCCGGCGGCAGGGTGCACCGGCTCACCGAAGCGGCACTGCCGGGACTGGCCGACGAAGCCGCGGCGGCCGACGTCGTGATTGATGCCGTCCTGGGGACCGGCGCCCAGGGCGGGCTGCGGGGGAGTGCCGCGGACCTGGTAGTGGCCATCACGGACGCAGACCGCCACGGCCTTGTGGTGGCCTGCGACCTTCCCAGCGGAGTGGACGCCGATACCGGCGAGGCTGCAGGCCCGGTCCTGCCGGCTGATCTGACCGTGACGTTCGGCGGGGCAAAGTCAGGGTTGCTGGCCGATCCCGGCGCAGACTATGCCGGCCGCGTCCGGGTGGTACCGATTGGGATCGAGGAGCACCTGCCCCGTCCTGCCCTGCGCCGCCTCGAGGGCCCCGACCTGGCACGCCTCCTGCCGCACCCGGCCCGGCGCGCCCAGAAGTACTCCCGCGGCGTGCTGGGTGTGGTGGCCGGGTCCGAGGACTACCCGGGCGCCGCAGTGCTTGCCTGCCGCGGTGCCCTGGCGGCAGGGGTGGGCATGGTCCGGTACCTGGGCCCGCCGTCGGTGGCCCACCTGGTCCGCCAATCCTGCCCCGAGGTTGTCTGCAGCACCGGGACCGTTGCCGAAAACCGGGTCCAGGCCTGGTTGGTGGGCTCCGGCATGGGGCCGCATGACCATGAACAGCTGACCCGTGCCCGGGACGCCATTGCGTCGGACCTTCCGGTCGTGGCCGACGCCGGCGCGCTGCCTGCACTGCCCGCAATCCTGGCCCCGCACGTGGTGCTGACGCCGCACGCCGGTGAGCTCGCGTCGCTGTTCCAGCGACTGGGCCGCGGGGAGGACCGGGAAGCGGTGGAAGCAGGGACGCTCGCTGCGGTGCGCCATGCGGCTGACCGCACTGGCGCCACCGTCCTGCTCAAGGGCGCCACGACTCTCGTCGCCGCCCCTTGGGGCGCTACTTACAGCCAGGCGGACGGGACGCCGTGGCTCGCCACTGCCGGCAGCGGGGACGTGCTGGCCGGCGTCATTGGTGCGCTGCTGGCCCAGGCGGGGTCCGACGTCGGCCGCTTCCGGAAGCTGGGCGTGGAACCGGACGGGCGGTGGGCCGCCATCGCCGCACTTGGCGCTGCCCTGCACGGCCAGGCGGGGAGGGCGGCGTCGGAGGCTGTGTCTGGCGGGCCGATCACCGCAGGCCGCGTTGCGGATGCCCTACCCGAAATTTGGGGTAAAGTCAGCATGCTTAGTAAACATGAAGCTTGGAAACGTAATAGTCACAGCCAACCACTACGGTAG
- a CDS encoding holo-ACP synthase, whose protein sequence is MIVGIGVDVVDIERFGRQLERTPGLKDRLFVPAERELNTRSLAARFAAKEAVAKVLGAPAGMNWQDCWIGLDQNGPTVQVKGTVLAVAEAKGVKRWHLSISHDGGIATATVLAEG, encoded by the coding sequence ATGATCGTTGGCATTGGGGTAGACGTAGTAGACATCGAGCGGTTCGGCCGCCAGCTGGAACGGACGCCGGGTTTGAAGGACCGCCTGTTCGTACCTGCGGAACGGGAGCTGAACACCCGGTCCCTGGCTGCCCGGTTCGCCGCGAAGGAAGCGGTAGCAAAGGTGCTGGGCGCCCCTGCCGGCATGAACTGGCAGGACTGCTGGATCGGCCTCGACCAGAACGGCCCTACCGTCCAGGTGAAAGGGACGGTCCTGGCGGTAGCCGAGGCCAAGGGCGTGAAGCGCTGGCACCTGTCCATTAGCCACGACGGCGGAATCGCCACGGCCACGGTCCTGGCCGAGGGCTGA
- the glmS gene encoding glutamine--fructose-6-phosphate transaminase (isomerizing), translating to MCGIVGYVGRPVDGAINGHSALDVVLEGLRRLEYRGYDSAGVAVVSQGNIESRKKSGKLSNLLGELEARPLPETLTGIGHTRWATHGGPTDRNAHPHLADGGKLAVIHNGIIENFAELKLELLEKGVEFLSETDTEVAAALLADILRNQLGGDPANGGLTRAMELACPRLEGAFTLLAVHADQPDVVVAARRNSPLVVGLGEGENFLGSDVSGFIDYTRRAVELGQDQIVTITADSVVITDFFGNPAQGKEYHVDWDPASAEKGGFSSFMEKEIHDQPDAVAQTLLGRSDLEGKLTLDELRIDPELLKQVNKIIVLACGTAAYAGTVAKYAIENWCRIPTEVELAHEFRYRDPILDENTLVVSISQSGETMDTLMAVRYAREQGAKTISICNTNGSTIPRESDAVLYTHAGPEIAVASTKAFLAQITAAYLLGLYLAQLRGNIFSGQIKDVLADLNKIPAKIQTILDNAGPLRELARSMANEKSVLFLGRHVGYPVALEGALKLKEIAYIHAEGFAAGELKHGPIALIDEGQPVFVVVPSPRGRESLHAKVISNIQEVRARGARTLVIAEEGDQAVKAYAEHVFYVPETPTLLMPLLTTVPLQIFAAELAAAKGYDVDQPRNLAKSVTVE from the coding sequence ATGTGTGGAATCGTGGGGTATGTAGGCCGTCCGGTTGACGGTGCAATTAATGGTCACAGTGCGTTGGACGTTGTCCTTGAGGGACTGCGCCGCCTGGAGTACCGCGGTTATGACTCTGCCGGTGTTGCTGTGGTGTCCCAGGGGAACATCGAGTCCCGTAAGAAGTCCGGGAAGCTGAGCAACCTGCTTGGTGAGCTGGAGGCCCGGCCGCTGCCGGAGACCCTGACCGGGATCGGGCACACCCGATGGGCGACGCACGGCGGCCCGACGGACCGTAACGCGCACCCGCACCTGGCTGACGGCGGCAAGCTCGCCGTGATCCACAACGGCATCATCGAAAACTTCGCCGAGCTCAAGCTGGAACTGCTGGAGAAGGGTGTGGAGTTCCTGTCCGAGACGGACACCGAGGTCGCTGCCGCGCTGCTGGCGGACATCCTGCGCAACCAGTTGGGCGGGGACCCGGCAAATGGTGGCCTGACCCGGGCGATGGAGCTGGCCTGCCCGCGCCTCGAGGGCGCCTTCACGCTTTTGGCCGTGCATGCCGACCAGCCCGACGTCGTGGTGGCCGCCCGCCGCAACTCGCCGCTGGTGGTGGGCCTGGGTGAAGGGGAGAACTTCCTGGGCTCGGACGTGTCCGGGTTCATCGACTACACCCGCCGCGCGGTGGAGCTCGGCCAGGACCAGATCGTGACCATCACCGCCGACAGTGTGGTGATCACCGATTTCTTCGGCAACCCGGCCCAGGGCAAGGAATACCACGTGGACTGGGACCCGGCCTCGGCGGAGAAGGGTGGTTTCTCCTCGTTCATGGAGAAGGAAATCCACGACCAGCCCGATGCCGTGGCGCAGACCCTGCTGGGCCGGTCGGACCTGGAGGGCAAGCTGACCCTGGATGAGCTGCGGATCGATCCTGAACTGCTGAAGCAGGTCAACAAGATCATCGTGCTGGCCTGCGGCACCGCCGCCTATGCGGGCACGGTGGCGAAGTACGCCATCGAGAACTGGTGCCGGATCCCCACCGAGGTGGAGCTGGCGCACGAGTTCCGCTACCGGGACCCGATCCTGGACGAGAACACCCTGGTGGTCTCCATCTCCCAGTCCGGTGAAACGATGGACACCCTGATGGCCGTCCGGTACGCCCGCGAGCAGGGCGCCAAGACCATCTCGATCTGCAACACCAACGGCTCCACCATCCCGCGCGAGTCCGACGCCGTGCTGTATACGCACGCCGGCCCGGAAATCGCGGTGGCCTCCACCAAGGCGTTCCTGGCCCAGATCACCGCCGCGTACCTGCTGGGCCTGTACCTGGCACAGCTGCGCGGGAACATCTTCTCGGGCCAGATCAAGGACGTCCTGGCGGACCTGAACAAGATCCCCGCCAAGATCCAAACCATCCTGGACAACGCCGGACCCCTGCGCGAACTGGCCCGGTCCATGGCGAACGAGAAGTCCGTGCTGTTCCTGGGCCGGCACGTGGGCTACCCCGTGGCCCTGGAAGGTGCGCTGAAGCTCAAGGAGATCGCGTACATCCACGCCGAGGGCTTTGCCGCCGGTGAGCTTAAGCACGGCCCCATCGCCCTGATCGATGAAGGCCAGCCGGTGTTCGTGGTGGTCCCGTCCCCGCGCGGGCGCGAATCACTGCACGCCAAGGTGATCTCCAACATCCAGGAAGTCCGCGCCCGCGGCGCCCGGACGCTGGTCATCGCGGAGGAAGGCGACCAGGCCGTGAAGGCCTACGCCGAGCACGTCTTCTATGTCCCCGAAACCCCCACCCTGCTCATGCCCCTGCTGACCACCGTCCCGCTGCAGATCTTCGCCGCGGAACTCGCCGCAGCCAAGGGCTACGACGTGGACCAGCCGCGCAACCTCGCCAAGAGCGTCACCGTCGAATAA
- the coaA gene encoding type I pantothenate kinase gives MTSQRNDANGEGASPFVELDRQTWSRLAAQMEQPLNEEDVLRLRGLGDPLDINEVRDVYLPLSRLLHLYVEAAGQLHAATTTFLGEQTQRTPFVIGVAGSVAVGKSTIARVLREMLRRWPGTPNVELITTDGFLYPLAELKRRQLLDRKGFPESYDRRALLRFVSEIKGGAEEVRAPWYSHVTYDIVPGKEVVVRRPDVLIVEGLNVLAPARPRHDGRQGLALSDFFDFSIYVDAKTSYIEEWYVDRFRKLRSTAFAQPESYFHRYATLSDEEAESTARDIWKRINEPNLEENVLPTRGRAQLVLTKEADHSIRRMLLRKV, from the coding sequence GTGACTTCGCAACGCAACGACGCGAACGGGGAGGGTGCCTCGCCGTTCGTGGAGCTGGACCGGCAAACCTGGTCCCGCCTCGCCGCCCAAATGGAGCAGCCCCTTAATGAAGAGGACGTGCTGCGCCTTCGCGGGCTCGGCGATCCCCTGGACATCAACGAAGTCAGGGACGTCTACCTGCCGTTGTCCCGGCTCCTGCACCTGTATGTGGAGGCGGCAGGGCAGCTGCACGCAGCCACCACCACGTTCCTGGGTGAACAGACCCAGCGCACCCCGTTCGTCATCGGCGTGGCCGGTTCCGTGGCTGTCGGCAAGTCCACCATTGCCCGCGTGCTGCGGGAGATGCTGCGCCGCTGGCCGGGCACCCCGAACGTGGAGCTGATCACCACCGACGGCTTCCTCTACCCCCTGGCCGAGCTCAAGCGTCGGCAGCTGCTGGACCGAAAGGGCTTCCCGGAGTCGTACGACCGCCGCGCGCTGCTGCGGTTCGTGAGCGAGATCAAGGGCGGCGCCGAGGAAGTGCGCGCACCCTGGTACTCCCACGTCACGTACGACATCGTGCCCGGCAAGGAAGTGGTGGTTCGCCGCCCGGACGTCCTCATCGTGGAGGGCCTCAACGTGCTGGCCCCGGCCCGGCCCCGGCACGACGGCCGCCAGGGCCTGGCCCTGAGCGACTTCTTTGACTTCTCCATCTACGTGGACGCGAAGACCTCCTACATCGAGGAGTGGTACGTGGACCGGTTCCGGAAGCTGCGCAGCACGGCGTTCGCGCAGCCGGAGTCCTACTTCCACCGCTATGCCACCCTGTCCGACGAGGAAGCCGAGAGCACCGCGCGCGACATCTGGAAGCGGATCAACGAGCCCAACCTGGAGGAGAACGTGCTTCCCACACGGGGCCGCGCGCAGCTGGTACTGACCAAAGAGGCGGACCACTCCATCCGGCGCATGCTGCTCCGGAAGGTGTAG
- a CDS encoding M15 family metallopeptidase, translated as MCYQCGSPSRRSFSRFLAAGAGLTVLAACTPEAPKAVAPSSSTASSAAPSPSAVTASAGPTPDAATVGQSPEVPSPTPSPSPSPSPSPSATLARQFSLDDPASPWVIVNKHRPLKPADYVPADLVRPAVAISAVGEAALLNNTTAAAAEAMFAAAARDGVAMVLASGYRSYNTQVTTYNGYVAARGQADADTASARPGHSEHQTGWAFDIGDGGGSCSFEPCFADQPAASWAKANGHRFGFVVRYPWMLHPITGYYYEPWHLRYVGVEAATDMLNRGVGTLEEYFGLEAAAGYL; from the coding sequence GTGTGCTACCAATGCGGCTCCCCCAGTCGGCGCAGCTTCTCCCGCTTCCTCGCAGCGGGGGCCGGGCTGACTGTCCTGGCAGCGTGCACACCGGAGGCACCCAAGGCGGTGGCGCCGTCGTCGTCCACTGCTTCCTCCGCCGCGCCCTCACCTTCAGCCGTCACAGCGTCGGCGGGCCCGACGCCGGACGCCGCCACGGTGGGCCAGTCACCCGAGGTGCCGTCCCCCACACCGTCGCCGTCGCCGTCGCCGTCGCCGTCGCCGTCGGCCACCTTGGCGCGGCAGTTTTCGCTGGATGACCCGGCCAGCCCGTGGGTAATCGTGAACAAGCACCGGCCGTTGAAGCCGGCGGACTATGTGCCGGCTGACCTGGTCCGGCCCGCCGTCGCGATTTCCGCCGTGGGTGAAGCCGCCCTGCTGAACAACACGACGGCGGCGGCTGCCGAGGCGATGTTCGCAGCGGCCGCGCGGGACGGCGTGGCGATGGTCCTGGCCAGCGGCTACCGCTCGTACAACACGCAGGTGACCACCTACAACGGGTACGTGGCGGCACGGGGCCAGGCCGACGCGGACACCGCCAGCGCGCGGCCCGGCCACTCTGAGCACCAGACAGGGTGGGCGTTCGACATCGGCGACGGTGGCGGCTCGTGCAGCTTCGAGCCGTGCTTCGCTGACCAGCCTGCGGCTTCCTGGGCGAAGGCGAACGGGCACCGGTTCGGGTTCGTGGTGCGGTACCCGTGGATGCTGCACCCCATCACCGGGTATTACTACGAGCCGTGGCACCTGCGGTACGTGGGAGTGGAGGCGGCCACGGACATGCTGAACCGCGGCGTCGGCACGCTCGAGGAATACTTCGGCCTCGAAGCGGCGGCCGGGTATCTGTAA
- the mscL gene encoding large conductance mechanosensitive channel protein MscL, whose translation MLNGFKNFIMKGNVVDLAVAVVMGTAFGAVVTALVNKVLMPFVSGLVGAPNFDSFARVELNGNAIEFGVLLTAVVNFLLIAAAIYFVVVMPMNIMIERRNRRLGINKDVKKDAAEDPQVALLTEIRDALKERSL comes from the coding sequence ATGCTTAATGGATTCAAAAACTTCATCATGAAGGGCAATGTGGTTGACCTTGCGGTCGCCGTGGTCATGGGTACTGCGTTCGGTGCGGTGGTGACGGCGCTGGTGAACAAGGTGCTGATGCCCTTCGTCTCCGGCCTGGTAGGGGCGCCCAATTTCGACAGCTTCGCGAGGGTGGAGCTGAACGGCAACGCCATTGAGTTCGGGGTGCTGCTGACTGCGGTGGTGAACTTCCTGCTGATTGCTGCAGCCATCTACTTTGTGGTGGTGATGCCGATGAACATCATGATCGAGCGCCGGAACCGCCGGCTGGGGATCAATAAGGACGTGAAGAAGGACGCCGCCGAGGATCCGCAGGTGGCGCTGCTGACCGAGATCCGGGATGCGCTGAAAGAACGTTCCCTGTAA